A single window of Haliotis asinina isolate JCU_RB_2024 chromosome 5, JCU_Hal_asi_v2, whole genome shotgun sequence DNA harbors:
- the LOC137283816 gene encoding trichohyalin-like — protein sequence MTIQSHWGFGTVRLRTGREGGGKQRTEGGGRTEKRGDREQRTQGGEEEEKRGDREQRTEGGGRTEKRGDREQRTEGGGRTEKRRDREQRTEEGKRQRRGEIGNREQREGKRQRRGEIGNREQREGAGQRRGEIGNREQREGAGQRRGEIGNREQREGAGQRRGEIGNREQREGAGQRRGEIGNRDQREGKRKRRGEIGNREQREGKREQREGKRQRRGEVGNREQREGNRKRRGEIGNREQREGKRKRRGEIGNREQREGAGQRRGEIGNRTEGGGRTEKRRDREQRTEGGGRTEKRRDREQRTEGGGRTEKRGDREQRTEKSRDREQRIEGGEEEEKRGDREQRAEGGGRTEKRGDREQRTEGGEEEEKRGDREQRTEGGEEKEKRGDREQRTEKSGDREQRIEGGEEEEKRGDREQRTEGGGRTEKRGDREQRTEGGEEEEKRGDREQRTEGGGRTEKRRDREQRTEGGEKAEKRGDRELRTEGGGRTEKRRDREQRTEEGKRKRRGEIGNREQREGAGQREEGEKEGHR from the exons ATGACGATTCAGTCTCACTGGGGATTTGGC ACAGTGAGATTGAGAACGGGGAGAGAGGGAGGAGGAAAGCAGAGAACAGAGGGAGGGGGCAGGACAGAGAAGAGGGGAGATAGGGAACAGAGAACACAGGGAGGGGAAGAGGAAGAGAAGAGGGGGGATAGGGAACAGAGAACAGAGGGAGGGGGCAGGACAGAGAAGAGGGGAGATAGGGAACAGAGAACAGAGGGAGGGGGCAGGACAGAGAAGAGGAGAGATAGGGAACAGAGAACAGAGGAGGGGAAGAGGCAGAGAAGAGGGGAGATAGGGAACAGAGAACAGAGGGAGGGGAAAAGGCAGAGAAGAGGGGAGATAGGGAACAGAGAACAGAGGGAGGGGGCAGGACAGAGAAGAGGGGAGATAGGGAACAGAGAACAGAGGGAGGGGGCAGGACAGAGAAGAGGAGAGATAGGGAACAGAGAACAGAGGGAGGGGGCAGGACAGAGAAGAGGAGAGATAGGGAACAGAGAACAGAGGGAGGGGGCAGGACAGAGAAGAGGGGAGATAGGGAACAGAGACCAGAGGGAGGGGAAGAGGAAGAGAAGAGGGGAGATAGGGAACAGAGAACAGAGGGAGGGGAAAAG AGAACAGAGGGAGGGGAAGAGGCAGAGAAGAGGGGAGGTAGGGAACAGAGAACAGAGGGAGGGGAACAGGAAGAGAAGAGGGGAGATAGGGAACAGAGAACAGAGGGAGGGGAAGAGAAAGAGAAGAGGGGAGATAGGGAACAGAGAACAAAGGGAGGGGGCAGGACAGAGAAGAGGGGAGATAGGGAACAGAACAGAGGGAGGGGGCAGGACAGAGAAGAGGAGAGATAGGGAACAGAGAACAGAGGGAGGGGGCAGGACAGAGAAGAGGAGAGATAGGGAACAGAGAACAGAGGGAGGGGGCAGGACAGAGAAGAGGGGAGATAGGGAACAGAGAACAGAGAAGAGTCGAGATAGGGAACAGAGAATAGAGGGAGGGGAAGAGGAAGAGAAGAGGGGAGATAGGGAACAGAGAGCAGAGGGAGGGGGCAGGACAGAGAAGAGGGGAGATAGGGAACAGAGAACAGAGGGAGGGGAAGAGGAAGAGAAGAGAGGAGATAGGGAACAGAGAACAGAGGGAGGGGAAGAGAAAGAGAAGAGGGGAGATAGGGAACAGAGAACAGAGAAGAGTGGAGATAGGGAACAGAGAATAGAGGGAGGGGAAGAGGAAGAGAAGAGGGGAGATAGGGAACAGAGAACAGAGGGAGGGGGCAGGACAGAGAAGAGGGGAGATAGGGAACAGAGAACAGAGGGAGGGGAAGAGGAAGAGAAGAGGGGAGATAGGGAACAGAGAACAGAGGGAGGGGGCAGGACAGAGAAGAGGAGAGATAGGGAACAGAGAACAGAGGGAGGGGAAAAGGCAGAGAAGAGGGGAGATAGGGAACTGAGAACAGAGGGAGGGGGCAGGACAGAGAAGAGGAGAGATAGGGAACAGAGAACAGAGGAGGGGAAGAGGAAGAGAAGAGGGGAGATAGGGAACAGAGAACAGAGGGAAGGGGCAGGACAGAGAGAGGAAGGAGAGAAAGAGGGACACAGATAA